The following are encoded in a window of Phaseolus vulgaris cultivar G19833 chromosome 3, P. vulgaris v2.0, whole genome shotgun sequence genomic DNA:
- the LOC137807045 gene encoding transcription initiation factor TFIID subunit 9-like, protein MGDKDEESGMPRDAKIVKSLLKSMGVEGYEPRVIHKFLELWYRYVVDVLTDAQVYSEHAGKSAIDCDDVKLAIQSKVNFSFSQPPPREVLLELAQNRNKIPLPKTISGPGIPLPPDQDTLINPNYQFGIRNKRPVEPLEETEDEETTIPNPTQEERVEMQQNPHQRVSFPLPKRQKD, encoded by the exons ATGGGTGACAAGGACGAAGAGTCGGGAATGCCAAGGGATGCAAAGATTGTGAAGTCTTTGTTGAAGTCAATGGGTGTGGAGGGGTACGAGCCTCGCGTCATTCACAAGTTTCTTGAACTGTGGTATCGATACGTCGTCGATGTTTTAACCGACGCACAAGTCTATTCAGAGCATGCGGGAAAATCCGCAATCGATTGTGACGATGTCAAGCTTGCGATTCAATCCAAGGTTAACTTCAGCTTCTCGCAACCACCGCCTCGTGAG GTGCTTCTGGAGTTGGCTCAGAACCGCAACAAGATACCATTGCCAAAGACTATATCAGGACCCGGTATCCCACTTCCACCTGACCAGGACACATTAATCAATCCTAACTACCAGTTTGGAATTCGAAACAAAAGGCCTGTTGAACCTTTAGAAGAAACAGAGGATGAAGAAACTACCATTCCCAATCCCACTCAGGAAGAGAGGGTAGAGATGCAGCAGAATCCCCATCAGAGAGTGTCGTTTCCCCTGCCCAAACGCCAAAAGGATTAA